The Limisphaerales bacterium genome has a window encoding:
- a CDS encoding ABC transporter ATP-binding protein, translating into MEPNSNGNGNRNGTSIIRIEGMTKIYDLGEVKVPALAGVDINIKEGSYVAIMGPSGSGKSTMLNILGCLDRPTDGQYFLGEQDVSLMSDSALSEVRGQRIGFIFQSYNLIPQLDVVENIHVPLFYQGKQLSAHREHCEELARLVGLGDRLDHRPLQLSGGQQQRVAVARSLVNDPLMILADEPTGNLDSKTGQEILELLDTLHAQGKTIVVVTHGQDVADRADRVIHLKDGLVDRDVTNTRN; encoded by the coding sequence ATGGAACCCAACTCAAACGGCAACGGTAATCGCAACGGCACCTCCATCATTCGCATCGAGGGGATGACGAAGATTTACGACCTTGGCGAGGTGAAAGTGCCGGCATTGGCGGGGGTGGACATCAACATCAAGGAAGGCAGCTACGTGGCCATCATGGGGCCTTCCGGCTCAGGCAAATCCACGATGCTCAATATTCTTGGATGCCTTGATCGACCCACTGACGGCCAATATTTTCTTGGCGAACAGGATGTGTCACTCATGAGCGACAGCGCCCTCTCCGAAGTGCGCGGCCAACGCATCGGATTTATTTTCCAATCGTACAACCTCATCCCGCAGCTGGACGTGGTGGAGAATATTCACGTGCCGCTTTTTTATCAGGGCAAACAACTCTCCGCCCATCGCGAACATTGCGAGGAATTGGCCCGGCTCGTGGGGCTCGGCGATCGGTTGGACCACCGGCCGCTGCAACTTTCCGGTGGCCAACAGCAGCGCGTGGCCGTGGCGCGGAGCTTGGTGAATGATCCGTTGATGATTCTGGCCGATGAACCCACTGGCAACCTTGATTCCAAAACCGGTCAGGAAATTCTCGAATTGCTCGACACGCTGCACGCGCAGGGCAAAACCATCGTGGTTGTCACCCACGGGCAGGACGTGGCCGACCGCGCCGATCGGGTCATTCACCTCAAGGACGGTCTTGTGGATCGTGATGTGACGAACACGCGCAACTGA